From Alosa sapidissima isolate fAloSap1 chromosome 7, fAloSap1.pri, whole genome shotgun sequence, the proteins below share one genomic window:
- the sdf4 gene encoding 45 kDa calcium-binding protein yields the protein MTGGKKAQCGMWTGFCTLLSVLLILDVHGRPANVSVLKEKMANSKEENEILPPDHLNGVKMEMDGHLNRDFNKEVFLGKEIEEFEEDSEPRRNREKLMDIFQKVDLNHDNSVSAKEMQRWIMEKTEEHFQEAVRENKLSFRAVDPDGNGYVTWDEYRVKFLASKGFNEREVAEKVKNNEELKVDEETQEVLESLKDRWFQADNPPADQLLNEEEFLSFLHPEHSRGMLKYMVKEIVRDLDQDGDKKLTLSEFISLPMGTVENQQAQDIDDDWVRERRKEFQDVIDGNQDGIVTMEELEEYMDPMNEYNALNEAKQMIAVADENQNHNLELEEILKYSEYFTGSKLMDYARNVHEEF from the exons ATGACTGGTGGGAAGAAGGCCCAGTGCGGCATGTGGACAGGCTTCTGCACTCTACTTTCTGTGTTGCTCATTCTTGATGTCCATGGTCGTCCTGCCAATGTTTCTGTACTTAAAGAAAAAATGGCTAACAGCAAAGAAGAAAATGAGATTCTTCCACCAGACCATCTTAATGGAGTGAAGATGGAAATGGATGGACATCTCAACAGAGATTTCAATAAAGAAGTGTTCCTTGGCAAAGAAATTGAAGAGTTTGAGGAGGACTCTGAGCCCCGCAGGAACAGGGAAAAGCTGATGGACATTTTCCAAAA GGTGGATTTGAACCATGACAACAGTGTGAGTGCTAAGGAAATGCAGCGGTGGATCATGGAGAAGACGGAGGAACATTTCCAGGAGGCTGTTAGAGAAAACAAGCTCAGCTTTCGTGCTGTTGACCCTGATGGAAATG GGTATGTGACGTGGGATGAGTACCGTGTGAAGTTTTTGGCCAGCAAAGGCTTCAATGAGAGAGAAGTGGCAGAgaaagtaaaaaataatgaaGAGCTCAAAGTGGATGAGGAAA CTCAGGAGGTTTTGGAGAGTTTGAAAGACCGCTGGTTCCAGGCAGATAATCCCCCAGCTGACCAACTGCTAAATGAGGAAGAGTTTCTATCGTTCTTGCACCCTGAGCACAGCCGTGGCATGCTCAAGTACATGGTGAAGGAGATTGTTCGAGACCTAG ATCAGGATGGTGACAAAAAGCTCACTCTGTCTGAATTCATATCTCTGCCCATGGGAACGGTGGAAAACCAGCAAGCTCAGGACATTGATGACGACTGGGTCcgtgagaggagaaaagaattTCAAGATGTCATTGATGGCAATCAAGATGGGATTGTGACTATGGAAGAACTGGAG GAGTACATGGATCCCATGAACGAGTACAATGCTCTGAATGAAGCCAAGCAGATGATTGCTGTAGCTGATGAAAATCAGAACCACAATCTTGAGTTAGAGGAGATCCTCAAGTACAGCGAGTACTTCACTGGAAGCAAGCTCATGGACTATGCCCGCAACGTTCATGAGGAGTTCTAA